One genomic segment of Raphanus sativus cultivar WK10039 unplaced genomic scaffold, ASM80110v3 Scaffold0734, whole genome shotgun sequence includes these proteins:
- the LOC108832030 gene encoding LOW QUALITY PROTEIN: uncharacterized protein LOC108832030 (The sequence of the model RefSeq protein was modified relative to this genomic sequence to represent the inferred CDS: inserted 6 bases in 6 codons; deleted 4 bases in 3 codons; substituted 1 base at 1 genomic stop codon) has translation MVKVRMNTADVAAEVKCLKRLIGMRCSNVYDISPKTYMFKLLNSSGITESGESEKVLLLMESGVRLHTTAYVRDKSNTPSGFTLKLRKHIRTRRLEDVRQLGYDRIIVFQFGLGANAHYVILELYAQGNIILTDSEYMIMTLLRSHRDDNKGFAIMSRHRYPIEICRLFERTTASKLQESLTAFSYEVKDSETKEQNGGKKGGKSNEAKQFTLKNILGDALGYGPQLSEHIILDAGLVPTTKLSLDKKLDDNEIQLLVQAVIVFEDWLEDVISGQKVPEGYILMQKQMLLNDTSSQGGVTKMYDEFCSILLNQFESRVYDKFETFDAALDEFYSKIESQRSEHQQKAKEDSASQKLNKIRQDQENRVQILRKEVDRCVNMAELIEYNLEDVDAAILAVRVALAKGMGWDDLARMVKEEKKLGNPVAGVIDKLNLEKNCMTLLLCNNLDEMDDDEKTLPVEKVEVDLSLSAARXCQALYEMKKKQETKQEKTVSAHEKAFKAAEKKTRHQLSQEKAVATISHMRKIHWFEKFNWFISSENYLVISGRDAQQNEMIVKRYMSKGDLYVHAELHGASSTVIKNHKPEQSVPPLTLNQAGCFTVCHSQAWDSKIVTSAWWVYPHQVSKTAPTGEYLTVGSFMIRGKKNFLPPHPLIMGFGLLFRXDESSLGAHLNERRVRGEEEGMNDEVVMETHAPDEHSDAETDNEEVSPEGXKNLQESNTALSQDTSSLDIKSSGTDGENAEAATSQLEDLLDRTLGXGTATVAGKNHTVETSKDETEEKMKAGEKSVVRDKPYISKAQRRKLKMGESGNTVTDDNTGQEKPEQKEKSVSSANTAADDSTEKEKQQRKTKDTSSSSRQANKTIPENKPAGEKVSRGQRGKLKKMKEKYADQDEEERKIRMALLASSGKPQKNDVEAQATKPAVIEEKKPSEETADAVKXCYRCKKVGHLARDCHGKEPSSEMDKVVMEEDDVHELGXEEKEKLIDVDYLTGNPLPTDVLLYAVPVCGPYXALQSYKYRVKAIPGSMKKGKVQKTAMNLFTHMSEASVREKELMKACTDPELMAALVGNVKITAAGLTQLKQKQKKGKKSGKHHG, from the exons ATGGTGAAGGTGCGAATGAACACGGCCGATGTGGCCGCGGAGGTCAAGTGCTTGAAGCGTTTAATCGGCATGAGATGCTCCAACGTCTACGATATATCTCCCAAG ACGTATATGTTCAAGCTGTTGAATAGTAGCGGCATCACTGAATCTGGAGAGAGCGAGAAGGTCTTACTCTTGATGGAAAGTGGTGTTCGTTTGCATACCACTGCTTACGTCAG GGATAAGAGCAATACACCATCTGGCTTTACTTTGAAGTTAAGAAAACATATTCGTACTAGGAGGCTTGAGGATGTTCGGCAGCTTGGTTATGATAGG ATCATTGTCTTCCAGTTCGGGCTAGGTGCTAATGCTCACTATGTTATATTGGAGCTGTATGCTCAAGGAAACATAATCCTCACCGATTCCGAGTATATGATCATGACTCTCCTCCGCTCACATAG AGATGACAATAAGGGTTTTGCTATCATGTCTCGCCACCGTTATCCTATAGAGATATGTAGACTCTTTGAGAGGACCACTGCTTCAAAGCTGCAGGAATCGCTTACTGCTTTCTCCTATGAAGTTAAAGATAGTGAGACAAAGGAGCAGAATGGTGGCAAGAAGGGTGGGAAGTCGAATGAAGCTAAACAATTTACCTTGAAGAATATTCTTGGTGATGCTTTGGGGTACGGGCCACAGCTCTCTGAGCACATAATTCTGGATGCTGGTCTTGTTCCAACTACCAAACTTTCACTAGACAAGAAGTTAGATGATAATGAGATTCAGCTTTTGGTTCAAGCGGTCATCGTATTTGAAGATTGGCTTGAAGATGTTATATCTGGTCAGAAAGTTCCTGAAGGTTATATTCTAATGCAGAAACAAATGTTGCTGAATGACACGTCTTCTCAAGGAGGTGTTACGAAG ATGTATGATGAGTTCTGTTCAATCTTATTAAACCAATTCGAATCAAGAGTGTatgacaagttcgaaacttttGATGCGGCTTTAGACGAGTTCTACAGCAAAATTGAGAGTCAAAGATCTGAACACCAACAAAAGGCAAAAGAAGATTCTGCCAGTCAGAAACTCAATAAGATTCGCCAGGATCAG GAAAACCGTGTTCAAATTCTGAGGAAAGAAGTCGACCGTTGTGTTAATATGGCTGAGTTGATTGAGTACAACTTAGAAGACGTAGATGCTGCCATATTAGCTGTTCGTGTAGCGCTTGCAAAGGGTATGGGCTGGGATGATCTAGCTCGTATGGTCAAGGAGGAAAAAAAACTAGGAAATCCGGTTGCTGGAGTCATTGACAAACTTAATCTAGAGAAGAATTGCATGACCTTGTTGTTGTGCAACAATCTCGATGAAATGGATGATGATGAGAAGACGCTCCCCGTGGAAAAG GTGGAGGTTGACCTATCACTTTCTGCGGCACGGTAATGCCAGGCGCTGTAtgaaatgaagaagaaacaagaaaccAAACAGGAGAAGACTGTTTCTGCTCATGAA AAGGCTTTTAAAGCAGCCGAGAAAAAGACACGCCATCAGCTTTCTCAG GAGAAAGCGGTTGCAACTATTTCACACATGAGAAAAATTCACTGGTTTGAGAAATTCAATTGGTTCATTAGCAGTGAGAACTACTTGGTCATCAGTGGTCGTGATGCTCAGCAAAATGAGATGATAGTTAAACGTTACATGTCAAAAGGAGATCT GTATGTGCATGCAGAGCTTCACGGAGCATCTAGTACTGTGATAAAGAATCATAAACCTGAACAAAGTGTACCGCCCCTCACTTTAAACCAAGCTGGATGTTTTACG GTTTGTCATAGTCAGGCCTGGGATTCGAAGATTGTCACTAGTGCGTGGTGGGTTTATCCTCATCAGGTCAGTAAAACAGCTCCTACTGGAGAATACCTCACAGTTGGAAGTTTCATGATACGAGGTAAGAAAAACTTCCTTCCACCACACCCACTTATAATGGGTTTTGGACTGTTGTTTC TGGACGAGAGTTCCTTGGGAGCTCATTTGAATGAGAGAAGGGTAAGAGGTGAAGAGGAAGGAATGAATGATGAAGTTGTCATGGAAACGCATGCTCCTGATGAGCATTCAGATGCTGAGACAGATAATGAAGAGGTGTCTCCGGAAG GAAAGAATTTACAAGAATCAAATACAGCATTGAGCCAAGATACTTCTTCTTTGGATATTAAATCATCTGGAACTGATGGAGAAAATGCTGAAGCAGCTACTTCACAGCTTGAAGATCTTCTTGATAGAACCCTTG CTGGTACTGCGACGGTGGCAGGCAAGAACCATACAGTGGAGACATCAAAGGATGAAACGgaagagaagatgaaa gcAGGAGAGAAATCAGTAGTGAGAGATAAGCCTTACATATCAAAAGCtcaaagaagaaagcttaaGATGGGCGAAAGCGGT AACACAGTGACTGATGATAACACTGGCCAAGAGAAGCCGGAGCAAAAGGAAAAAAGTGTTTCTAGCGCTAACACAGCAGCAGATGATAGCACTGAGAAAGAAAAGCAGCAGAGGAAGACAAAAgatacttcttcttcttcaaggcAAGCCAACAAGACCATACCTGAGAACAAGCCAGCTGGGGAAAAAGTTAGCCGAGGGCAAAGGGGTAAACTTAAGAAAATGAAGGAGAAATATGCTGATCaagacgaagaagaaagaaaaattcgAATGGCGTTGTTGGCA TCTTCTGGAAAGCCACAGAAGAATGATGTTGAAGCACAAGCTACGAAGCCCGCAGTCATCGAAGAGAAGAAACCTTCTGAAG AGACAGCAGATGCTGTGA TATGTTATAGGTGTAAGAAGGTTGGACATCTTGCTAGGGATTGTCATGGGAAAGAACCTTCTTCAGAGATGGACAAAGTGGTaatggaagaagatgatgttcatGAGCTtg aagaagagaaagaaaaactgATTGATGTCGATTACCTTACTGGTAACCCATTACCAACTGACGTTCTCTTATATGCGGTCCCTGTGTGTGGCCCCT ACGCTCTCCAGTCATATAAATACAGAGTCAAAGCGATCCCAGGGAGCATGAAGAAAGGAAAGG TGCAAAAAACCGCAATG